The Raphanus sativus cultivar WK10039 unplaced genomic scaffold, ASM80110v3 Scaffold0744, whole genome shotgun sequence genome has a window encoding:
- the LOC130502911 gene encoding uncharacterized protein LOC130502911, which produces MASSYHGEPQEEEDTFEYHIQDDFDASILTPAQLVMLYELQKEYPGSAKTSLARRIRLELIKDRAELEGREVTKYEFNVAYDLKEVMDWAPPLQMEGWVYL; this is translated from the coding sequence ATGGCTTCAAGCTACCATGgggagccacaagaagaggaagacacatttgaatatcacattcaagatgactttgatgcaagtatactcacaccagcacaacttgtgatgttatatgagcttcagaaggagtacccggGGTCGGCAAAGACATCCCTAGCACGAAGGATCCGGTTGGAGCTTATTAAGGATCGAGCAGAGCTTGAAGGAAGGGAGGTTACAAAGTATGAGTTTAATGTTGCCTATGACCTTAAAGAGGTAATGGATTGGGCTCCACCACTCCAGATGGAAG